Below is a genomic region from Leishmania mexicana MHOM/GT/2001/U1103 complete genome, chromosome 20.
CGAGGTAGTCCGGAattgcctcctccctctccttgcgCCGCTCCCACTCCTGCACCTCCTTCAGGCACGACTCGAGCACTGCCTGGGAGCGGGTAGacagccgcagctcctcgtcatccATGGCCAACAAATCTCGGAAAGGCGTCAGGATTTGCTCGTGGAAGGACCGTCGCTCTTTCAGCGACATCACCTTGAACGTCTCCCTGAACAGCTTCGCCGCTTGATCaacgtcctcgtcgctccGCTTCTCCGACGTTAGATGCCGCAGTAAAAGTTGGTAGATGATGTCCACCTCGACAACGTTTAGCAGGAAGAGCCAACCCAGGTAGCGACTTGCGTTCTCGACGTAGCGCCAGTCCTTACGCAGGTAGGCACGACTCCACTGCACAACAAGGCGCCTGCAGAGCAGCTCAACGACCGTTGGAAGATCTTTGTTGATGCGGCTGGTCAAAGCAGCCAGTACCGGGGTAAGATCCGGATCTAcctgctgcgtgcgcatCATACTACGCGCAAACAAGCCACGGCCGCGAATGAGGTTTTCCCGAAAGAGCTCCACGGCTGACTGTTCCAGGTTGTCTTTGTTCACCCTGTTCACCACGCCGGTGATACTACGGCTTAACGCGCGCCATGCCTCTTGCTGAAACGCCACCGAGCTCGTAGAGGTTAGTTCCTCAGACGACGAGGCCACTGCTTCACGCCGGTGAGGAGGAACGTAGCGAGACATAGAAGAAAAGCGACGCGAAAGCCGTCTCAAACGGCGATGTGCGTGAAGAAGCTGATCTGCTCGGCGCAGCAGAACCAGGGATGGGCTCCGCGAAAGCTAAAAAATGCGAAATGCGCACCGAGTGCGTCACGAGTTGCCGAAAATCCCCcgtcgtgtgcgcgtccCTTTTGGAACTCTATGGGTACTCGGGTGTGGATGTCTCCGTCCGTGCGCTTGCTCGTGTGTGAccaggggtgggggtgggggtggctTGCATCACCAGAATaagagtgggtgggtgtgccgGTAAGCCAGGTCCggcgagaggcggaggagagggagagacagagatcAGAGCGTCGACGACTAAGGTGCAGAGAAGCGTACAGCGAGTGAGGGACGGAGCAGGAAAACatgcagcacgcacacatgagTGTGCACCAAAAAGCAAGAAGGGGATAGTGTAACGAATGCGCCACGGTGTTGCGTACCATCCAGACGAGAATCGAGGTGGCGCGCGCATGCTGCCGAAATACTGCTTtcgaaaacaacaaaaaaaaacataaaTAAGGGGCAGGGAAAGAAAACGGTTTCCCTTTCCTCATgtgcacgcaggcacgcatgcTCACTCTCGAGTCCCCCACCATGTCTCTCCGCGTGTGtatctctctttttttttgcgtctgtgtgcggaTGAATATACGTCCTTCCTGCcatagaaaaaaaaaagaaattCGAAGAAAATAAAGAAGATCGAGAGGCGCAGGAGACAACGGGGATAAGATGGTGCCGCGAAGTGGTGGCAACGAGAAGAACTGCAAGTCGATCCGCCACAACGCGCACCAAGATGGCAGCCTCCGCTACCATCGctaccaccgcctccatcagACGTCtgcacaggaggagggggatgagAGTCACACGCCAACTCAGCTTCACAACTAATCCACATACAGAGGTaccacagagagaaaagagcATTGACAGTGCACCCGAGCTGCTGTAGACCCGTCTGTCTTTGTTCCGCCGCCACAACAGCAgagcggagagcgagagacgccAACCGTCCACTCCATGCATGTGCAGAAGtccaagaaaaagaaaagctctccctccctctttcctcTTACCTTCTCATGGAAAGCGTCGGATCATTCTCTAAGAACGCCTTAAAGCAGGCATACCCGCGATCTAGGTCGTAGGCGAAGTCACGCGCAGCAGACTCGTCCAACATGTCCGCGGCGCTCATGCTGTCCAGACGTCGCTGCCAATTCTGCAAGCGCACGCAAAAGTCCTCCTTGCTCAGGCTCAGCTTTCTCAACACTTGCAGAAGGTCGCCGAGAGGTGGGTTAAGAACATCGACGGAGGTCTGCTGGAGCCGCAGAGAGTCAAGCAAGGTGATGAAGTGGTCGCTACACTCCACCGACTGGCGCGCGAGAAAGCGAGCGTTATTTTCGTTCGGGCTGCTCATCGGACCGTCCCGAATTGTCGCCCGTGCCGCCAGGCAGCGCGCGCAGTACTTGTCAAAGAAGTCATCGATCGTCGTGAAGTACGGGTTGCGTGCGCCCTGCAGGTGCGCAACGGTATTCTTGTACTTCTCTAGAAGCCTACGAACTGTGGAGTCATATTGATCTTGATTGATGAGGTCTCGACGGTTGGCCTTCTCGATCTGTTCGATGGCAATAATGACGGCAAAAAGATCGGCGAGGTAGTCGATGTGTTGCCGATCCTCAGGCGGGATTTCAATCGACGCCATCTTGTATATTCTTACCGGCTATATGGAACAGGCAGGTAAGTGGATGTCAGAAAAAAAATGTACACACATATAAATGtatgcgtgcacgcgcaagGATACATGCAGCGGCTTGTGGTGTTGCAGTGGTTGGCGTTTGTGAGCGCTTCGAGTGGCGCAGATGAGAtgggcaacaacaacaaaaacaaaacgtACACGTAGAGACTTGGGGATGAAACGACGTGGCGAGCCTGACGGACAAACGTTACCGCAAACGGCGCAACGCTCACTCCTACGTGCACCAACTCACACATGCCACGCAATTcgaagaacaacaacagaaagagggaagagaggcagGCGAGATGCGAAGTCAGGCTGGAGGTAGAGTACGACGGATAGGTTCGCACGAGCCATCTCATAGGTGCTACATCTTGACAACACCGATAAAACGCCGCATGCCAAAGATTCatcctcccacacacacacgagcatcTGGTAGACTGCCCTTATCGCCGGGGCCTCCTATGCGGTCAGAAAACACAGGAAAAAGAAGGGTGCGTCCCGTCTCTGCCTGGGTGTCTTCCCACGATCCACTGATTCCCAGTggtcctttttttttgggggggggaggcattTTGTTGCCGCTGCATCCAGAGGAATACCCCAACAAAGCCTCTCTCGTGAATCACTGAGAAAAGGGCTGTCAACCCCACGCACCGCCTTCGATCCAGTGAGAGATGGAGAAAGACAAACAACGCCTATTGTCAACGAGACAACCATTGATATGAATACGAGACTTGTGCACGGCATGGAAGAAGTGCAAGTAGCACACTTTTTAGCATGAGAAATAAAgttcttttttttgattTGTAACGTGCCCATCCCACCACGAATATGTCAGCAACAGCGTATACACGCCTCCGCAACCACAGCGCCACAGCCCTCTGGCCGCAACATCTCCCGGTCGCCGAGAACGAATCGCGCCATGCGTCCAACAGCATCTgcccaccccttcctcggctacgtgctgcgcggtcGGCGTCGGAGGGCtctgctcgagggcggtggcggtggcgtccgCCCTGCGGGGTtacagggggtgggggccgGGCGCGTGCCGGATGAGCTCCGAGGAACAAGTCGGCCAGCCTCCGGTGAGAGCCCTTCCGAGCCCCGGCAACCTGGTCGTGCGCCATGCTTCTCCCTCCACGTTCGGGTCCGGAGGACTCGAGGGCGCTGATTCGGGGCTCTCCCTCGCCATGCTCCCGGCACACGTGCCCTCCACATCGGCCCACCGGGTCGGGATGTCGGAGGTACCGTACGTGTTGCACATATGCGCTGTCGAGTTGATCGGTGTTCCTCTTCTTTAATACGCACTGAGTCCTCGACATGATTCCTGGCACGCTGGCACAGCTGTGATTATGTCAGCAAGTCTCCTCCGCACGGCACCAGCCAAGCCCTGCCAGCCGACACCAAGAGACCGGCCGGCACAGCTGAAAGCAGGTGGCAGGCCTTTGGCTTCTCCACAAAGCAGAAGTACCGATCCCGGATACCGCGCGCTCATGTGGCCGGCGTCCTCAAGGAAAGAGAATAAAATCGAagagcaagaaaaaaaagaagacagTCCATCTACAACCTGCACGTGTGCGGTTTTCGGGTCGCTGTCGATCACTCATAGCAATCGTCCTGCCCAGTGACCTCGGTGGGTattgtgtttttttttcctgaCGCGACACGCCTTTCATGGTagagtgtgtgcgcgtgcagcggGGACGTTCACTTCTCCGTGCTGCTGATCTTCCATGGACAGAACATATACCTGCAGTGCGTGATGATGTACCACAGGCTCGACAGCATCTGCAAGATGCTTGTCGGGGCGGCAAAGGACAGCACATTGCGGAGCATCGCGTCTGTCTCGCGGCTGAACGGGTACCACCAGAGATTGCGTGGCAGCAAGCCGGAGGGCATCCGATCCGAGTTGATGCACTTTGCATTCACCATCTCCTTCAACCCCAGGTAGCCGTGCGTACGGCCGATTCCGCTCTCcttccacccaccccacggCGCCTCCGACATTCCGTGAGAGTAGAGGTGATCGTTGATGGTGACCACCCCGCTTTCCAGCCGCATCGCCACCTCCTTGGCATGGTTCATGTTGCGAGAGTGCACACTGCTCGTGAGAGCCATGGTGCAGTCGTTCGCCATCTggatgccctcctcctccgtcttgAAGGGTATCACGGGGAGGATCGGGCCGAAGGTTTCTTCCTTCATGATTCTCATCGATGGTGTGCAGCCGCTGAGGACCGTGGCTGGGTAGAAGAAACCGTTCTTTGGGCAGTTCGCGCTAGGCCGGCTCTGTGCCTCAATCTGGGCAccctgcgccagcgcctctTTCACCTGCGCAGCAATCGTTTCGTACTGACCCCTGGTTGTGATGCAGCCAATGTCCACATCAAAGGCGCCGGTGTCCGGGCcatggcgcagcgcctctgtCTTTGCCTTCAGCTGGGCGAGGAACTCGGGGTAGATGGACTCGTCCACGTAGATGCgctccacgccgccgcagctctgGCCGGCGTTCTGATAGCCACCCCAGCAAGCGCAGTTTACGGCGCGCTCAATCGAGGCATCCTTGAGTACCAACATCGGGTCGTTGCCGCCAAGCTCCAGGGACACCGGGGTCAGCGTCTTGGCCGCCTCGGCCATGAGCTTCTTGCCAACGCCGACGCTGCCAGTGAAGAAGAGCTTGTTGATGCcagcctccagcagcgctcGGCCGacctcggcgccgctgatgaTGAGATGCTGAAAGAGTCCTACCGGCAACTCCCCCGCCTGCACCACTTCTTCAATGAAGCAGCCAACAGGGGTGGAGTTTGTAGCCACCTTCAGCAGTACCGCATTGCCGGCCATCAGTCCCATCAGTACCTCACCGAACGGAATGGAGAATGGGTAGTTCCACGGAGAGATGATGCCGACAACGCCCACCGGCTCGTAGTAGATTGTGTTCGACTTGTTGGCGAATAAAATGGAGCCGACCGGCAGCTTTTGCGGCACCAACACCTTCCTGGTGTTCTTGGCATACCAGTCGCACGCCAGGACTCCTGAGAGCACCTCCGTCGCGAGCGCATCCTGGCGAGTCTTACCGCTGCAAGACACGATCACGTCGGTCGCGCGATCGGCGTTGGAGGCGAGGAAGGTTTTCATCTTCTTTAAGTGCACCGCTCGCTGGTCGTACGTGAGCTGAGCCCAAGCCTTCTGCGCCACCCGTGCGTTCGCTACAGCCTTTACAATATCGGatgcctgctgctgcacatacttgcccaccaccgcaccaGTGGCCGGGTTCTTGACGTCAAAGCACTGCGTCAtcctttttcctttgttttctttttcctgtGCTGTGGGTTAGTATGTGCAGTCGATGAGCCCCTGACTACCGCGGCACACGAGCGACGTTGACGGCAAGACTTTGGTTGTCTGTTTGTCTTGCTTGCGTGCCTTCGAGTGTGTGGCCGATTTCGTTCCCTCGCTAACGTGCTTTAGGCGTGTCTTTGCGGTGGACCcgattgtgtgtgtgtgtgtgtgtgtgagtgtgagggagagggagaaggagggagagtgcaCCACGTTCGGAGCGAAGCAGcacaagagagaagaaagagtGAGACGCTCTCATGAGGGCCACAGGCAGCAGGAACATCAACACGTCGAGTGAGGCAGAGCAACAGATGGGGACAGAGTGTGCTCACTGCCTTTCGGTGCGGTGGCAATCTTGGTGTCAAGCTGCCGCGCAGACGTCCCATTGGAGAGTCGCCATACGGACGCTTGGGGTACCCTACAGGGAATTCACGCAGGTCCTTTTCTAGATGCCATGTGTTCATTAGCGTCTACCTTGGCACCACCCTGAACGCCAAGTTGTGTATTGATGTTTGGTTTTCCTTCCAATTTTCTTTTTGGTCTCTTAGAAACACCTTTCTCCACGCATTGTCGCCCTCGCGTCCATGGCGCAGCGACAAGCGTGAGGCAGAACAACAAGGGGCGGCACCGAGACGAGAAGACGATCACCCAATGCCGCAGCGGAAAGGACAGAGAAACACCTGAAAAATGAATGCCACATTCTGTCCGTGCGGGTTGTGCCAGCTGCGCAGAAGCGCCGGAGCAATGTGTAGACCCTGGTGTTGTCTCACCCACCGTTCAGGAGCCTAGCCGGTACTCCACACGGAATCGCGGCTGAAAGAGGTCCATGTGCGCCTTCTCGAGGTCGGCGTTGTCACCGATGTTCTCGCCCATGTGAGCCCTGTACGACAAAACCAGCGCATTATACCTTTCCTCGGCATCTGCCCGGTGGCAGCGTCCGTACTGAAAGGCAAGAAACTGATCCACAGGGGCGTGCGCCTTGACAGCGATCTCGCGCTGCCGTTTGCGCACCGcgagaagaagcgcagcggcagacgaGCTTTCGGCGGAGGACACGGAGTCCACGGAACTGCCCTCCCTTTCGTGGaaagctgcgccgctgccgaggctGGTAGACGACCACAACAGTGCATCGAGAAACGAGTTCGGCAGCCGTGTCCGCCACTTGGCATCGTCGTTGGCGACACACGCAGCAGACGAACCAAGCTCCTTTTCTCTTTCAGAAGAGCTATACATGGTGCCGCGCTGGTGGGGCGGTCCGCtggcgtcctcgtcgcccccctccgcctcctccgcggcatGGGCAGCGatctcgcgctgcagctcttgGCCCGCCGCGCGATCCTCCGCATCCTCCACGTCTGCCATCGCCTCAAGAACATCCAGTGGCGACTCCGCTGTAccagcgctgtcgctggtATCGATGGGAGGCGCAGTGGCCCCGGATGCCACCGTGGCGTCCTCGTCGAGGTCGTGAAAGAAGCTGCGCAGGTTCACCGGGTTTGAAAGTGCAGCtaaggcggcggcggtgtcgccgtACTGCTCGCTCACTCCAGCAATAGTGTGAAATTGGCCGCCCCGAATGACGACGTTGTTCAACTTCTTTCGCTCTCGCGCCTTCTCTAGGATGCTCTCCTCAACGGTGTGCTCGCTGATCAGGCGGTAGATGGTGACCGGGCGGGTCTGCCCGATCCGGTGGCATCGGTCCTGGGCCTGTAGATCCATGGTCGGGTTCCAGTCGCTGTCGTAGAAGATGACGGTGTCGGCGCCGGTGAGGTTGAGGCCAATGCCACCAGAGCGCGTGGAGAGAATCATGCACGTGATGCGCGGGTCGGCGTTGAAGCGGTCGACGtactgctgccgcagctccgcttTGGTGGAGCCATCCAGTCGCGTGTATACGACCCCGATCAAGGCAAGGAAGCGCTCAAGGATGTTCAGCATGTGCACAAACTGGGTAAAAATGAGCATGCGGTGCCCGTCGTTCCGCATCTTCTTCAGTGCTGTTTCGAGAAACTGCAGTTTGCCGCAGTCATGGATGAGAAGACGCTTATCGGGGAAAAGaaagctgcgccgcacctgTATGGGCCACATCTCCTGCAGGAAGAAGGCGGCATCGTATCGCAGCCGAGGCGCCGCGCGGCCGCACTGAGCGGCATCCTGAGCCTTGGAGACAGCTCCGATCAGAGGCGCGCACCCTTCGCGATTGAGAACCTCGAACGGACCGGGGTGAGGAATCGGAAGCGACCACTGCAGCCTCGGCGGGTGCGCCGCCAACACTGCCGggacgtacacgcacactcgcTCGAGCACAGGaagaagggcagcggcgcgcacggcgatggaggggcagagagacgggtgccgctgcgctaAGACGGTTTGCCGAAGCGACAGCCGACACGTAGGTGGCACATATGTGTTCCGCGCCGTCTGAATAGCGTGGTAGCGCTGCCACTGCGCGGTCGTGGTTTGGTGGTGCCGCGAGCGGCTCTGTTGTCTGGCCTGGGCCAAGACGCTAACAAAGGCCGCTTTCAGGGCAGCGCTACAGTTGCACAGCTGAGGATCATCCGGGGCCGACTCGCGTCGGCGCCTTATCGGTCCTTCGAGGAAGGCGGGGCTGAATCGCTTCGCAAACGACGACATTGCATCCGCTGACGGCGCATCAGGTTGCTCTACGTGGGTGAGAAACAGCCACCACGGCGCGGGTGCTCCAGTGCCAGAGAGAAACCGATCTGATCGGCACTCGCGCGCGCAGACCGCCCAGTCCGAGCCTGACACCTCTGCCTGACTTTGCATGCTGTGCACCCTGCCGCCATCGTCATTTACATCAAGCACGTGGAAGCACGGAAAACGCCATCGGCCTCTGTCATCGttgtcgaggaggagcacctCACGTGGCACCCGTAGTTCAACGACGGCGTCGTAGCTAAGAACCAGTGGAGAGGTGGTGGGTCGCTCCTCGAAGAGGTCGGGGTGGTCGCACaccttgcgcagcgccagtAGCACGCTCAgcacgccgccagcgccgccaccgccacgcagtTTTTGCCGCGTTTCGGCGAGTTGCATGTAGTCATCGTACAGAAAACGCTGCCGACGTGAGAGGCGGCAGAGCACAACCTTTTCCGTCTTGGTAGGCAGTTGCGTCTCAACGTCCTTCTTGAGTCGCCGCAGCATGAATGGCCGAATGAGGGCCTGCAGTCGCCGCACAATGTCTTCATTCAACGTCGACCGTCCCGTTATCATCTCGTCCATCGGATTGCTGAACCACTCCTTGAACTCCGCGTTGGAGCGAAACGCCGAGGCGAAGGGGAGCAGGAAGTGGAAGAGGGACCAGAGCTCCATGATTGAGTTTTGCAGCGGGGTGCCGGATAGCAACAGGCGGTACTCTGCCTGCAGATCAAAGAGCGACTGCCACTTTAGGCTCATGAAGTTCTTGACGTGATGGGCTTCATCGAGGACGAGAAATCCCCACGGACGGCGGCGAAACACCTTACGGTCCTGCACGACCAAGTTGTACGAagtcacacacacgtgaAAGGCGTCCTCGCTTGTCCACCCTTTGCGCAGCTGGTGGCGCTCCTTAGTGGACCCAATGTACGTGAGCACCTTGAGCCCCGGTGACCaccgctccagctccgccttccAGTTCAGCACGACAGTCGTCGGCACCACAATTAGGTGTGGCCCCCAGTCATTGCGGTATTCGGCGAAGTAGCAGAGGAGCGCAATGGTCTGCACGGTCTTGCCCAGCCCCATCTCGTCAGCGAGGATGCCGTTGAGGTTGTTTTCGTACAGGTGAACCATCCACCGTAGGGCGGAGCGCTGATagtgccgcagcggtcgCTGTCCGCCCTCCGTGTCCAGCAACGAAAGCGCCGCCTCAATCGGGgcggtgtcgtcgtcgccgaccGTGTCCCAGAAGGACGCATGTGCTGGCACGGTCACCGGGAACAAGGGCGGTGTACTGTCCAGCGGAGGCGCATCgggggtgtggtggtgcatTCCATTAGGACTGCAGTTGACGACCCGACCTTCCACGGAGGGTGCAGATGCGGAGGCTGGCCGTTTGCGGGCGGCGCTGAAAATACTCTCGAGGAGTTTGCGCGTCAGTTCCTCCGTCTCGCGCAGTAGATCCTCCTGCTTGCGGCGGTCGTGCTGGTGCTTCATCACATCGAACTCCACCTTTGCCAGCTGCTGGTACGCGTCGCCACGCCTGGACCAGTACCTGCGTACGCCGGCCGCGACGCGCTCGCCAGCGCGTACTCGCGCCTCACGCTGCTGTtggcgctgcttctccgcGCGCTCTTGAAGCTCCACGTGGTAACGGCCGAGGTCTCGGACGAGGGATTGGCGAATATGCTTGAACTTGCGCTGCGACAGGAGTGACGCCTCACGTGAttgcagagaagagagggctACACGCTGCCACAGAGGCAGCGGTACCGCGGGAGCAAGCGCAAAAGACGGCGGAGGAAATCGCTGTGAACGGCTGCGCTGAAGGAGCGGTACCAGCTCTGACATGTCGTCGTCATCTCTGTTCGCACCACCATCTGGGTGAGA
It encodes:
- a CDS encoding putative helicase — its product is MDDVKKDYDCSTSCALVPAITESHPDGGANRDDDDMSELVPLLQRSRSQRFPPPSFALAPAVPLPLWQRVALSSLQSREASLLSQRKFKHIRQSLVRDLGRYHVELQERAEKQRQQQREARVRAGERVAAGVRRYWSRRGDAYQQLAKVEFDVMKHQHDRRKQEDLLRETEELTRKLLESIFSAARKRPASASAPSVEGRVVNCSPNGMHHHTPDAPPLDSTPPLFPVTVPAHASFWDTVGDDDTAPIEAALSLLDTEGGQRPLRHYQRSALRWMVHLYENNLNGILADEMGLGKTVQTIALLCYFAEYRNDWGPHLIVVPTTVVLNWKAELERWSPGLKVLTYIGSTKERHQLRKGWTSEDAFHVCVTSYNLVVQDRKVFRRRPWGFLVLDEAHHVKNFMSLKWQSLFDLQAEYRLLLSGTPLQNSIMELWSLFHFLLPFASAFRSNAEFKEWFSNPMDEMITGRSTLNEDIVRRLQALIRPFMLRRLKKDVETQLPTKTEKVVLCRLSRRQRFLYDDYMQLAETRQKLRGGGGAGGVLSVLLALRKVCDHPDLFEERPTTSPLVLSYDAVVELRVPREVLLLDNDDRGRWRFPCFHVLDVNDDGGRVHSMQSQAEVSGSDWAVCARECRSDRFLSGTGAPAPWWLFLTHVEQPDAPSADAMSSFAKRFSPAFLEGPIRRRRESAPDDPQLCNCSAALKAAFVSVLAQARQQSRSRHHQTTTAQWQRYHAIQTARNTYVPPTCRLSLRQTVLAQRHPSLCPSIAVRAAALLPVLERVCVYVPAVLAAHPPRLQWSLPIPHPGPFEVLNREGCAPLIGAVSKAQDAAQCGRAAPRLRYDAAFFLQEMWPIQVRRSFLFPDKRLLIHDCGKLQFLETALKKMRNDGHRMLIFTQFVHMLNILERFLALIGVVYTRLDGSTKAELRQQYVDRFNADPRITCMILSTRSGGIGLNLTGADTVIFYDSDWNPTMDLQAQDRCHRIGQTRPVTIYRLISEHTVEESILEKARERKKLNNVVIRGGQFHTIAGVSEQYGDTAAALAALSNPVNLRSFFHDLDEDATVASGATAPPIDTSDSAGTAESPLDVLEAMADVEDAEDRAAGQELQREIAAHAAEEAEGGDEDASGPPHQRGTMYSSSEREKELGSSAACVANDDAKWRTRLPNSFLDALLWSSTSLGSGAAFHEREGSSVDSVSSAESSSAAALLLAVRKRQREIAVKAHAPVDQFLAFQYGRCHRADAEERYNALVLSYRAHMGENIGDNADLEKAHMDLFQPRFRVEYRLGS
- a CDS encoding putative aldehyde dehydrogenase, whose amino-acid sequence is MTQCFDVKNPATGAVVGKYVQQQASDIVKAVANARVAQKAWAQLTYDQRAVHLKKMKTFLASNADRATDVIVSCSGKTRQDALATEVLSGVLACDWYAKNTRKVLVPQKLPVGSILFANKSNTIYYEPVGVVGIISPWNYPFSIPFGEVLMGLMAGNAVLLKVATNSTPVGCFIEEVVQAGELPVGLFQHLIISGAEVGRALLEAGINKLFFTGSVGVGKKLMAEAAKTLTPVSLELGGNDPMLVLKDASIERAVNCACWGGYQNAGQSCGGVERIYVDESIYPEFLAQLKAKTEALRHGPDTGAFDVDIGCITTRGQYETIAAQVKEALAQGAQIEAQSRPSANCPKNGFFYPATVLSGCTPSMRIMKEETFGPILPVIPFKTEEEGIQMANDCTMALTSSVHSRNMNHAKEVAMRLESGVVTINDHLYSHGMSEAPWGGWKESGIGRTHGYLGLKEMVNAKCINSDRMPSGLLPRNLWWYPFSRETDAMLRNVLSFAAPTSILQMLSSLWYIITHCRYMFCPWKISSTEK
- a CDS encoding vacuolar protein sorting-associated protein-like protein → MASIEIPPEDRQHIDYLADLFAVIIAIEQIEKANRRDLINQDQYDSTVRRLLEKYKNTVAHLQGARNPYFTTIDDFFDKYCARCLAARATIRDGPMSSPNENNARFLARQSVECSDHFITLLDSLRLQQTSVDVLNPPLGDLLQVLRKLSLSKEDFCVRLQNWQRRLDSMSAADMLDESAARDFAYDLDRGYACFKAFLENDPTLSMRR